The genomic region CTGGTGATCTCCCGGTCGACGTAGTCCGGGTTGTAGGCGATGCCGGTGATCCCCGAGGTGTAGGGCACCGTGAACTGGTTCCCGGGGTCGTAGGCGGTGTTCTTGTAGGACTCGCCCGCGTACTCCGCGTAGTTCGGCAGCCTGGTGTGGTCGAGCTGCACGAGGTAGCCGAGCTCGATGAGCTTGGCGAGCTCGAAGCCGTTGGGCAGCACCATGAGGTCGTAGCCGGTGTCGTCGCCGTTGGCCAGGCGGGGCTGGATCTGCCCGAAGAACGACGCCGCCTCCTGCACGTCCTCCTTGTAGTCGACCTCGATGCCGGTCGACTCGGTGAACTGCTGGAGCTGGGTGCGCTCGGAGTCCATGTACAGCGGCCAGTTCGCGAAGCGCAGGGAACCGGTCTGCTCCTTGTCGGCCCAGTAGTCCTCGCTCGCCGCGGGGTCCCGCTGCTGGCCGCCGACACCGCACGCGGACAGGGCCAGGGCGGCGGCCGCGGCGCCGCCCGCCTGCAGGGTGCGGCGGCGGGTCATGCCGGGCAGGACCAGCGGGGAGCGCCGGGCGCGGGTGAGGCCCCGCAGAAGAGGGGACAGCGCCGCAGGCGTCCGTTGAGGGCTGCCCGCCCCTGCGCGAAGCGCCCCTCGGGCGGTGGCGGGTGACGGGAGGGCGGGGTTGTTGTTGGGGCGAGGGCGGTTGCTCATGTCGTCGTTCCCTACTTGTTCTGGGGGATGCTCAGGAGGACAGCGCGAAGGAGTGCTCGGGCCGCCAGGACAGCCACACGGCCTCGCCGCGCTGGGCGACCAGGGTCGATCCGGACGCGTTCTGCTGATAGACGGTGACCTCCTCGCCGCCGCCGATGTCCACCTGGTAGTGCGTGGACGAGCCCATGTACACGGTCTCGGTGACCGTCCCGGGGACCCGGCTGACGTCCTCTCCCGGAGCGTCCGTGCCGATGCGCATCTTCTCCGGCCGGACGGTCAGGTGGATGTGCGCTCCCGTGGTGACGGTGTCGGGGAGCTCGGTGACCAGGGCGGTGGCGCCGTCGGCGACCTCCACCTTCCAGTGGTCGCCGGCCCGGCCCTTCACCACGCCCCTGACCAGGTTGCTGGTGCCGATGAAGTCCGCGACGAACCGCGTGGCCGGGCGCTCGTAGATCTCGGCCGGAGTGCCGAGCTGTTCCACCCGGCCCTCGTTCATGACCGCGATGCGGTCCGACATCGTCAGGGCCTCGCCCTGGTCGTGGGTCACGTAGACGAAGGTGATGCCGACCTCGCGCTGGATGCGCTTGAGCTCGACCTGCATGGACTGGCGGAGCTTGAGGTCGAGCGCGCCGAGCGGCTCGTCCAGCAGCAGGGCGCTGGGCTGGTTGACCAGGGCCCGGGCGAGGGCGACCCGCTGCTGCTGGCCGCCGGAGAGCTGCGTGGGCCGGTGCTTGGCGCGGTGGCCGAGCTCGACGAGGTCGAGCATCTCGGCGACCCGGGTGCGGATCTGGTCCTTGGGCACCCGGCGGCGCCGGAGCCCGAAGGCGACGTTGTCCGCGACGCTCATGTGCGGGAACAGCGCGTAGCTCTGGAAGACCATGTTGACGTCGCGGTGGTTGGCGGCCACCCCGGTGACGTCCTTGCCGTCGAGGTGGACGGTGCCCTCGGTGGGCTCCTCGAACCCGGCGATCATGCGCATCGTGGTGGTCTTGCCGCAGCCCGAGGGGCCGAGCAGGGAGAAGAACTCCCCGGGCTCGATGGCCAGGTCCACGCCGTCGACCGCGCGCACGGTCTCCGAACCGGAGCGGAAGGCCTTGACGACCCCGTGCAGGGTGATGGCGGGCCGGCTCACCGCCGGTTCGGTGGCGGGCGGCGCCTCGGGCGTGGGACTCGTGGTGCTGGTGGCCATGGCGTCGGAGTTCCTATCAGCTCTCGTTCCTGGTACGGGGGGATGCGGGTCCGGCGGCGGTTCCGGTGCCGACGGCTCAGTCACCGATGTAGCTCATGACGTGCTTGATCCGGGTGTACTCCTCGAAGGAGTACGTCGACAGGTCCTTGCCGTAGCCGGAGTGCTTGAAGCCGCCGTGCGGCATCTCCGCGGTGATCGGGATGTGGGTGTTGATCCACACGCAGCCGAAGTCCAGGCGGCGGGAGACCCGCAGCGCGCGGGCGTGGTCCCTGGTCCACACGCTGGAGGCCAGGCCGTACTCGACGGAGTTGGCCCAGGAGACGGCGGTGTCCTCGTCGGTGAAGCGCTGGACGGTGATGACCGGGCCGAAGATCTCGTCGGTCACCAGCTCGTCGCCCTGGCGCAGGCCGGACACGACGGTGGGCGCGTAGAAGTAGCCCTCGTCGCCGACCCGGTGCCCGCCCGCGAGCACCTCGGCGTGGTCGGGGGTGCGGTCGAGGAACCCGGAGACGCGCGCCAGCTGATTGGCGTTGTTGACGGGGCCGTAGGCGGCCTCGGGGTTGCTCGGCGGGGCGGTGACGGTGCCGCGCGCCTGCTCGGCGAGCGCGGCGGCCAGGTCGTCGTGGATGCCGGGGGCGGCGAGCACGCGCGTGGCGGCGGTGCAGTCCTGGCCGGCGTTGAAGTACCCGGCCTCGGCGATCCCGGCGGCGGCCTTCTCGACGTCGGCGTCGTCGAAGACGATGACGGGGGCCTTGCCGCCCAGCTCCAGGTGGAGGCGCTTGAGGTCCTTGGACCCGGCCTGGGCGACCTCGTACCCGGCGCGCGTGGAGCCGGTGAGGGAGATCAGCGCGGGCGTGGGGTGGTCGACCAGGGCGCGGCCGGTGTCGCGGTCGCCGGTGACCACGTTGAACACGCCGGCCGGGAAGAACTCCGAGGCGATCTCCGCGAGGAGCAGCGTGGACAGCGGCGTGGTGTCGGAGGGCTTGAGGACGATGGTGTCGCCCGCGGCCAGGGCGGGGCCGATCTTCCAGGCGGCCATGGCCATCGGGTAGTTCCACGGGGTGATCTGCCCGACCACGCCCAGCGGCTCGCGCCGGATCCACGAGGTGTGGTCGGCCATGTACTCGCCCGCGGCGCGCCCCTCCAGGTTGCGCGCGGCGCCCGCGAAGAAGCGCAGGGCGTCCAGGACCTGGCCGATCTCCTCGCTCTTGGTCAGTCCCACCGGCTTGCCGCAGTTGCGGACCTCGGCGTCGACGAGTTCGTCGGCGCGCTCCTCGACGGCGTCGGCGAACTTGTTCATGGCGATCTGCCGTTCGGCGGGCGTGGAGTCGCGCCAGCCGCCCTCGAAGGCGTTCTGGGCGGCCTTGAACGCACGGTCGACGTCCTCGGCCCCGGACACGGCTGCGGTGGCGAACACCTTGCCCGTCGAGGGGTCCACGAGGTCGGCACGTGCCCCGTCGGCGGTGTCGACGTACTCCCCGTTGACGAAGTTGCGGAGGTGTTCGGTGCCTGACTCCTGGGTCACAGTGTCTCCTGCGGGTCGGGCGCGCCTGGGACGCGCTGGTCGGGGCACGGCGGACGTGCTGGTGGTGTGAACTGTCACACTGCCAGGCACAACGCACGACTTCAAGGGATTCCGTTGTAAAGATTGGGTTTCCCGACGGATACTTGACACTGGCGCCAAAGATGCGACTATTTCTGTTGAGAGGACCCCGTTCGGGTCCCCCGGGTCGACCCGACCGAGGTCCCCGCCCCACTCAGCGATCTTGGGAGCACCAAGTGGCAGCGCACCTGAGCCCGGCAGAAATCCAGCGGGCCGCCAAGGACCATCTGTGGATGCACTTCACGGAGATGGCCGGCTACGACGACGCCGACGTCCCCGTCATCACCCGTGGTGAGGGCGTCCACGTCTACGACTCCGAGGGCAAGAAGTACCTGGACGGCCTCGCCGGCCTGTTCGTCTCGCAGGTCGGGCACGGCCGCGAGGAGATCGCGGACGCGATCGCGGAGCAGGCCAAGGAGCTGGCCTACTTCCCCATCTGGACCTACGCCCACCCCAAGGCGGCGGAGCTGGCCGCGCGGCTGGCGGACCTGGCGCCCGGCGACCTCAACCGCGTCTTCTTCACCACCAGCGGTTCCGAGGCCGTCGAGTCGGCCTGGAAGCTCGCGCGCCAGTACTTCAAGGCGATCGGCGAGCCCACCCGGCACAAGGTGATCAGCCGGAAGATCGCCTACCACGGCAGCAGCCTCGGCGCGCTCTCCATCACCGGCCTCCAGGCGATCAAGACGCCGTTCGAGCCACTGGTTCCGAGCACCATCCAGGTGCCGAACACCGACTTCTACCGCGCGCCCGTCCACAGCGACGACCACGAGGCGTTCGGCCGCTGGGCCGCGGACCAGATCGAGGACGCGATCCTGCAGAACGACCCGGACACCGTCGCCGCGGTGTTCGTGGAGCCGGTGCAGAACTCCGGCGGCTGCTTCCCGCCGCCGCCCGGGTACCTGCAGCGGGTGCGGGAGATCTGTGACCGCTACGGCGTGCTCATGGTCTCGGACGAGGTCATCTGCGCGTTCGGGCGGCTGGGTGAGTACTTCGGTGCCACCAAGTACGGCTACCTGCCGGACATGATCACCTTCGCCAAGGGCGCCACCAGCGGTTACGTGCCGCTGGGCGGCGTGATCGCCCGCGAGAAGGTCATGGAGCCGTTCAAGGAGCCGGGCAGCGCGTTCCTGCACGGGATCACCTTCGCCGGCCACCCGGTCGCGGCGGCCGCGGCCCTGGCCAACCTCGACCTGTTCGAGAGCGAGGGCATCCTCGACAACGTCCGCGAGAACGCCCCCGTCTTCCGGGCGACGCTGGAGAAGCTGCTGGACCTGCCGATCGTCGGCGACGTCCGCGGTGACGGGTTCTTCTACGGCATCGAGCTGGTGAAGGACAAGGAGACCAAGGAGGTCTTCACCGCGGAGGAGTCCACCAGCCTGCTCAAGGGCTTCCTGTCGCAGGCGCTGTTCGACGCCGGCCTGGTCTGCCGCGCGGACGACCGCGGTGAGCCGGTCGTGCAGCTCTCGCCGCCGCTGACCTGCGGTCCGGAGCAGTTCGACGAGATCGAGCGCATCCTGCGCAAGGTCCTCACGGAGGCCTGGGACCGGCTCTAGAGCCCCCTCCCCGCCCCCGTCCCCCGGTGCCCCCGTCCCCTCGGCGGGGGCACCGTCATGCGCGGGTCTCACACGGGGGCCCTGGCGGAATCCGGGGTCGCGGGCGTCCCGTCCAGCGACTCGGCGGCCTCGGCCAGGGCCGAGGACAGTTCGGCGTGCCCGCACCGCTCGGCGAGGGCGGAGAGGAGGCGGGCCATCGACGGTTCCAGCGAGGTTCGCGTGTAGCCGCCCCGACGGCCCCACACGGTCACCTCCACCAGGCCCAGGCCGCGCTTCCCGGCCCAGCTGTCCGACCTCGTGAGCCACACGCTCACGCCCTCCTCGCCCCGGTCGCGGACCAGGCGCAGGTGGCGCATGCGTTCGGTGTCGATGCCGTGGTCGGCCTCGCACCAGCGCGGGCAGGGGTCCTCCGGCGGCCAGTCCTCACCACTCATGGCCTGCACCCCTTGCGGTTCAGGTGGTTGCCCCACTCCCCCAGATCGCCGTGCGAGAGCCGCTCCAAAGGTGACTCCCACGCCCACACCACCCGGCTCGGGCCCTCCCGCTCACCGCGCGCCACCCTGGTCACGACCCCTCGGCGGGCACCGTAGACGGGTTCGTCGCGCAGGGAGCGCCCCAGGTACTCGACGCTCACGTGCTTCTGGCGCGCCCAGACCTTCAACGCGGCCAGCGAGGGCAGCTCGCGGATATCGCAGATCGTGCGCTTCATCAGGCCACCGCCCCCAGCCCCGGCCCGCGCCCGCCGTCCGGAGCCGCGGTCCCGACCACCGCCATCCACGAGCGCACCGCCAACGCCAACGGGGCGAGGTCCCCACCCGGGTGGGAGAC from Nocardiopsis aegyptia harbors:
- a CDS encoding gamma-aminobutyraldehyde dehydrogenase, whose product is MTQESGTEHLRNFVNGEYVDTADGARADLVDPSTGKVFATAAVSGAEDVDRAFKAAQNAFEGGWRDSTPAERQIAMNKFADAVEERADELVDAEVRNCGKPVGLTKSEEIGQVLDALRFFAGAARNLEGRAAGEYMADHTSWIRREPLGVVGQITPWNYPMAMAAWKIGPALAAGDTIVLKPSDTTPLSTLLLAEIASEFFPAGVFNVVTGDRDTGRALVDHPTPALISLTGSTRAGYEVAQAGSKDLKRLHLELGGKAPVIVFDDADVEKAAAGIAEAGYFNAGQDCTAATRVLAAPGIHDDLAAALAEQARGTVTAPPSNPEAAYGPVNNANQLARVSGFLDRTPDHAEVLAGGHRVGDEGYFYAPTVVSGLRQGDELVTDEIFGPVITVQRFTDEDTAVSWANSVEYGLASSVWTRDHARALRVSRRLDFGCVWINTHIPITAEMPHGGFKHSGYGKDLSTYSFEEYTRIKHVMSYIGD
- a CDS encoding ABC transporter ATP-binding protein — encoded protein: MATSTTSPTPEAPPATEPAVSRPAITLHGVVKAFRSGSETVRAVDGVDLAIEPGEFFSLLGPSGCGKTTTMRMIAGFEEPTEGTVHLDGKDVTGVAANHRDVNMVFQSYALFPHMSVADNVAFGLRRRRVPKDQIRTRVAEMLDLVELGHRAKHRPTQLSGGQQQRVALARALVNQPSALLLDEPLGALDLKLRQSMQVELKRIQREVGITFVYVTHDQGEALTMSDRIAVMNEGRVEQLGTPAEIYERPATRFVADFIGTSNLVRGVVKGRAGDHWKVEVADGATALVTELPDTVTTGAHIHLTVRPEKMRIGTDAPGEDVSRVPGTVTETVYMGSSTHYQVDIGGGEEVTVYQQNASGSTLVAQRGEAVWLSWRPEHSFALSS
- a CDS encoding aspartate aminotransferase family protein, whose translation is MAAHLSPAEIQRAAKDHLWMHFTEMAGYDDADVPVITRGEGVHVYDSEGKKYLDGLAGLFVSQVGHGREEIADAIAEQAKELAYFPIWTYAHPKAAELAARLADLAPGDLNRVFFTTSGSEAVESAWKLARQYFKAIGEPTRHKVISRKIAYHGSSLGALSITGLQAIKTPFEPLVPSTIQVPNTDFYRAPVHSDDHEAFGRWAADQIEDAILQNDPDTVAAVFVEPVQNSGGCFPPPPGYLQRVREICDRYGVLMVSDEVICAFGRLGEYFGATKYGYLPDMITFAKGATSGYVPLGGVIAREKVMEPFKEPGSAFLHGITFAGHPVAAAAALANLDLFESEGILDNVRENAPVFRATLEKLLDLPIVGDVRGDGFFYGIELVKDKETKEVFTAEESTSLLKGFLSQALFDAGLVCRADDRGEPVVQLSPPLTCGPEQFDEIERILRKVLTEAWDRL